Proteins co-encoded in one Methylobacterium sp. WL1 genomic window:
- a CDS encoding PAS domain-containing sensor histidine kinase encodes MPEAASASFSARAESSLAVSWPMRVQDPRLGLVERWLRYAVPGILAVFLACLIGLAALHIQGQKAEILAGAKAEVEGFARLAARAITSAGGRAGDLRALLPESERHPGRRLLLLRPDARIAAAHPPLPASSTTLAEVLGESEPLSGLGERAGAMALDLPGGESVLAAIHSLPDGAGQVAVLQPIEPLMRGWSARARDQIVLVAAAILVIVGVGLAYGLQSRQATRADRAREQIRGRLETALRRGACGLWDWDIARGRIYWSDSMYALLGYQRQHEYLSFGAVNALVHPDDGDLYSLARGLAANQTCVDHAFRMRGADGAYVWLRARAEVMPDATDGGRHLVGIATDITEQRALEETNAASDMRLRDAVEAISEAFVLWDTGNRLVLCNSKFRHLHALSPEDAQSGRSYIDVMGRGVLPQVRRESPESNLALTGLAARTFEAELTDGRWLQISERRTKDGGYVSVGTDITSLKRHQEQLQASERELIETVKDLKRSRRTLELQTQQLADLAERYLDQKAAAEAASQAKSEFLANMSHELRTPLNAIIGFADVMENAVLGPLGTPRYTEYCRDIRESGSHLLSMIDDILNMARLEARRVRLNPRTIPADAAVASVLGLVEAAAREKGIAVGIDVQPGIELLADPSAMQQILANLVQNAVKFTPAGGRIAVRVRRAGASTHLFVEDSGIGIPRADLARLGRPFTQVEAQMTRSHKGSGLGLAITRSMVELHGGSLRIRSEETVGTVVLVRLPAPAPEQTDRLGRAVAAPRNDGRKSAAA; translated from the coding sequence ATGCCGGAGGCGGCTTCCGCTTCCTTCTCCGCGCGTGCGGAATCGAGTCTTGCCGTTTCCTGGCCGATGCGCGTCCAGGATCCGCGGCTCGGTCTGGTCGAGCGGTGGCTGCGCTACGCCGTGCCGGGCATCCTGGCGGTGTTCCTCGCTTGCCTGATCGGCCTTGCGGCACTCCACATCCAGGGCCAGAAGGCCGAGATCCTGGCCGGCGCCAAGGCCGAGGTCGAGGGTTTCGCTCGGCTGGCCGCCCGGGCGATCACGTCGGCCGGTGGCCGGGCGGGCGATCTGCGTGCGCTGTTGCCGGAGAGCGAGCGGCACCCGGGGCGCCGCCTGCTGCTGCTTCGGCCCGATGCCCGCATCGCCGCCGCCCACCCGCCGCTGCCCGCCAGCTCGACGACCCTGGCCGAGGTGCTCGGTGAGAGCGAGCCGCTCTCGGGCCTGGGCGAGCGCGCCGGTGCCATGGCCCTCGACCTACCCGGCGGCGAGAGCGTGCTGGCGGCCATCCACAGCCTGCCCGACGGGGCCGGTCAGGTCGCCGTACTTCAGCCGATCGAGCCGCTGATGCGCGGCTGGAGCGCCCGGGCCCGGGACCAGATCGTCCTGGTCGCCGCCGCGATCCTGGTGATCGTCGGTGTGGGCCTCGCCTATGGGTTGCAGAGCCGGCAGGCGACCCGCGCCGACCGTGCCCGCGAACAGATCCGCGGCCGCCTGGAGACCGCCCTGCGCCGCGGCGCCTGCGGGCTGTGGGACTGGGACATCGCCCGGGGCCGGATCTACTGGTCGGATTCCATGTACGCCCTGCTCGGCTACCAGCGGCAGCACGAATATCTCTCCTTCGGGGCCGTGAACGCCCTGGTCCATCCCGACGACGGCGACCTCTACAGCCTGGCCCGTGGCCTCGCCGCCAACCAGACCTGCGTCGATCATGCCTTCCGGATGCGCGGGGCCGACGGCGCCTATGTCTGGCTGCGCGCCCGGGCCGAAGTGATGCCGGATGCCACTGATGGTGGCCGCCACCTCGTCGGCATCGCCACCGACATCACCGAGCAGCGGGCGTTGGAGGAGACCAACGCGGCCTCCGACATGCGCCTGCGTGACGCCGTCGAGGCGATCTCGGAAGCCTTCGTGCTCTGGGATACCGGCAACCGCCTCGTCCTGTGCAATTCGAAGTTCCGCCACCTCCACGCCCTCAGCCCCGAGGACGCGCAATCGGGCCGGAGCTACATCGATGTGATGGGCCGGGGTGTGCTGCCCCAGGTCCGACGCGAATCCCCCGAGTCCAACCTGGCGCTTACCGGGCTAGCGGCCCGGACCTTCGAGGCCGAGCTGACCGACGGCCGCTGGCTGCAGATCAGCGAACGCCGGACCAAGGACGGCGGCTATGTCTCGGTCGGCACCGACATCACCAGCCTGAAGCGCCATCAGGAGCAGCTTCAGGCCTCGGAGCGCGAACTGATCGAGACCGTCAAGGACCTCAAACGCTCCCGCCGTACCCTCGAACTCCAGACCCAGCAGCTCGCCGATCTGGCCGAGCGCTACCTCGACCAGAAGGCCGCGGCCGAGGCCGCCAGCCAGGCCAAGTCCGAGTTCCTGGCCAACATGAGCCACGAGCTGCGCACCCCGCTCAACGCGATCATCGGCTTCGCCGACGTTATGGAGAACGCGGTTCTCGGACCTCTCGGCACCCCTCGCTACACCGAGTATTGCCGCGACATCCGCGAGAGCGGCTCGCACCTGCTTTCGATGATCGACGACATCCTCAACATGGCCCGGCTCGAGGCGCGGCGGGTGCGGCTGAACCCGCGGACGATTCCCGCCGATGCCGCCGTCGCATCGGTTCTCGGCCTCGTCGAGGCGGCCGCCCGGGAAAAGGGGATCGCGGTCGGCATCGACGTGCAGCCCGGGATCGAGCTGCTGGCCGATCCGAGTGCGATGCAGCAGATCCTGGCCAACCTCGTGCAGAACGCCGTGAAGTTCACACCGGCCGGGGGCCGCATTGCGGTGCGCGTCCGCCGCGCGGGGGCCAGCACTCACCTGTTCGTCGAGGATAGCGGCATCGGGATCCCGCGCGCCGACCTCGCCCGCCTCGGCCGGCCATTCACCCAGGTCGAGGCGCAGATGACCCGCAGCCACAAGGGCTCGGGGCTGGGGCTGGCGATCACCCGCTCCATGGTCGAGCTGCACGGCGGCTCCCTGCGGATCCGCTCCGAGGAGACGGTCGGCACTGTCGTCCTGGTGCGCCTGCCAGCCCCGGCCCCCGAGCAGACGGACCGCCTCGGCCGCGCTGTCGCCGCACCCCGGAATGACGGTCGCAAGTCGGCCGCTGCCTGA